One Cryobacterium psychrophilum DNA segment encodes these proteins:
- a CDS encoding acyl-CoA dehydrogenase, whose translation MVDTAQRSKARPTVSDTNPNTDTGPVAVGGVTVQPAVDVASLGRQLLGTWADVRIQARELSARPDMQRIEGLSMADHRARVFDQLHVLAENGHVLRAFPTHLGGADDHGGNIAGFEELVIADPSLQIKGGVQWGLFGAAVLHLGTEEHHNKYLPGIMDLSVPGAFAMTEIGHGSDVASIGTTATFDPETDEFVIHTPFRAAWKDYLGNAAKDGIAAVLFAQLITQGVNHGVHAFYIPIRDETGAFLPGIGGEDDGLKGGLNGIDNGRLHFDHVRIPRANLLNRYGDVTEDGTYTSSISSPGRRFFTMLGTLVQGRVSLDGAATAASALALTIAITYGGQRRQFNAGSATDEEVILDYQRHQRRLFPRLATTYAQTFAHDEFLVKFDDVFSGKATTDADRQDLETLAAALKPLSTWHALDTLQEAREACGGAGFLAANRIVGLRADLDVYATFEGDNNVLLQLVAKRLLTDFSRKFAKADAGALAWYVVAQAAGRAYSGTGLRSLTQLMADRGSTARSVGALRDTEVQREMLTDRVETMIADAAGKLRRATKLPKKEAADLFNAHQNELIEAARAHGELLQWEAFTRALEKTEDPGTKQVLTWLRDLFGLGLVEKNIGWYLINGRLSAKRAQAVTAYIDRLIARIRPHAQSLVDSFGYTQDHLRAPIASGLERERQTEAREYYAAARASGTAPREEKSGKK comes from the coding sequence ATGGTTGACACCGCCCAGCGCTCCAAGGCCCGCCCCACCGTGAGCGACACGAACCCAAACACGGACACGGGCCCCGTCGCCGTCGGCGGCGTCACGGTGCAGCCCGCCGTTGATGTGGCAAGCCTCGGGCGTCAGCTGCTTGGCACGTGGGCCGACGTGCGCATCCAGGCGCGCGAGCTGTCCGCCCGCCCCGACATGCAGCGTATCGAGGGCCTCAGTATGGCCGATCACCGCGCCCGCGTTTTCGACCAGCTGCACGTGCTCGCCGAGAACGGTCATGTGCTCCGCGCGTTCCCGACGCACCTCGGCGGGGCCGACGACCACGGCGGAAACATCGCCGGCTTCGAAGAGCTCGTCATCGCGGACCCCAGCCTGCAGATCAAGGGTGGCGTGCAGTGGGGTCTCTTCGGTGCGGCCGTGTTGCACCTCGGCACGGAAGAACACCATAACAAGTACCTGCCCGGCATCATGGACCTCAGTGTTCCCGGTGCGTTCGCCATGACCGAGATCGGCCACGGCTCCGACGTCGCGAGCATCGGCACAACCGCAACATTCGACCCGGAAACCGACGAATTCGTCATCCACACCCCGTTCCGTGCGGCATGGAAGGACTACCTCGGCAACGCCGCAAAAGACGGCATTGCCGCCGTGCTCTTCGCACAGCTGATCACCCAGGGCGTCAACCACGGCGTGCACGCGTTCTACATCCCCATCCGTGACGAAACCGGCGCGTTCCTGCCCGGCATCGGAGGCGAAGACGACGGCCTCAAGGGCGGTCTCAACGGCATCGACAACGGACGCCTGCACTTCGACCACGTGCGCATTCCCCGCGCAAACCTGCTCAACCGCTACGGTGACGTCACCGAAGACGGCACCTACACGAGCTCCATTTCGAGCCCCGGGCGCCGTTTCTTCACCATGCTCGGCACCCTCGTGCAGGGGCGCGTGTCCCTCGACGGCGCCGCCACCGCGGCATCCGCTCTCGCGCTCACGATCGCCATCACCTACGGCGGCCAACGTCGGCAGTTCAACGCGGGAAGCGCCACGGACGAGGAGGTCATTCTCGACTACCAGCGCCACCAGCGCCGATTGTTCCCCCGCCTCGCCACGACCTACGCCCAGACGTTCGCGCACGACGAGTTCCTCGTGAAGTTCGACGACGTGTTCAGCGGCAAGGCCACAACGGATGCCGACCGGCAAGACCTCGAAACCCTCGCCGCAGCGCTCAAGCCGCTCTCCACCTGGCATGCCCTCGACACCCTCCAGGAGGCGCGCGAAGCCTGCGGTGGCGCCGGATTCCTGGCGGCCAACCGCATCGTGGGCCTGCGCGCCGACCTCGACGTGTACGCCACGTTCGAGGGGGACAACAACGTGTTGCTCCAGCTCGTCGCCAAGCGCCTGCTCACCGACTTCAGCCGTAAATTCGCCAAGGCGGATGCCGGTGCCCTCGCCTGGTACGTCGTGGCGCAGGCCGCCGGTCGCGCCTACAGCGGCACGGGTCTGCGTTCACTGACCCAGCTGATGGCCGACCGCGGGTCGACAGCCCGCTCCGTCGGTGCCCTGCGCGACACCGAGGTGCAGCGCGAGATGCTGACCGACCGGGTGGAGACGATGATCGCCGACGCTGCGGGCAAGCTGCGCCGCGCGACGAAGCTGCCCAAGAAGGAGGCGGCGGACCTCTTCAACGCGCACCAGAACGAACTCATCGAAGCGGCACGCGCCCACGGCGAACTACTGCAGTGGGAGGCCTTCACCCGGGCCCTCGAGAAGACCGAGGACCCCGGAACGAAGCAGGTGCTCACCTGGCTGCGCGACCTCTTCGGCCTCGGTCTCGTGGAGAAGAACATCGGCTGGTACCTCATCAATGGGCGCCTGTCCGCGAAGCGTGCCCAGGCGGTCACGGCCTACATCGACCGGTTGATCGCGCGCATCCGCCCGCACGCGCAGAGCCTCGTTGATTCATTCGGTTACACGCAGGACCACCTGCGTGCCCCGATCGCGAGCGGCCTCGAGCGCGAGCGCCAGACCGAGGCGCGCGAGTACTATGCCGCCGCACGGGCCTCGGGTACCGCCCCGCGCGAGGAGAAATCCGGCAAGAAGTAG
- the recQ gene encoding DNA helicase RecQ: MPATRKFVTAAEALQTVFGYDSFRGDQAEIIAQVVHGKDAVVLMPTGGGKSLCYQIPSLVREGTGIVVSPLIALMQDQVDALTAVGVRAAFLNSSQDAAARGRVERDYLSGDLDLLYVAPERLSSEATKRFLDQGTIALFAIDEAHCVSQWGHDFRPDYLALSELADRWPDVPRIALTATATDATHQEITTRLQMGDAKHFVASFDRPNIQYRIVGKNEVRKQLLSFIKTEHPSDAGIVYALSRKTVDQTAEFLRQNGLNALPYHAGLDAGLRARTQSRFLREEGVIIVATIAFGMGIDKPDVRFVAHIDLPKSVEGYYQETGRAGRDGAPADAWLAYGLADVVQQRRMIDESPGDLSHRRKLSAHLDAMLALCETVHCRRVNLLRYFGQTSEPCGNCDTCLEPPAAWDGTVPAQKLLSTIVRLLRERNQKFGAGHLIDILRGKETPRATQHGHNALKTWGIGADLSDQQWRGVVRQMLAQGFLATSGEYGTLILTDAAAEVLGGGRSVQLRTEPDRPVRSAAARGSSKKAAAADLSPDQAALFEALRTWRSAQSREQGVPAYIVFGDATLLAVAAAKPASMSDLDGITGIGAKKLEAYGAALLEVVGAAPAS; this comes from the coding sequence ATGCCGGCCACGCGCAAATTCGTGACGGCCGCCGAAGCCCTGCAGACCGTGTTCGGCTACGACTCGTTTCGCGGGGACCAGGCCGAGATCATCGCCCAGGTGGTCCACGGCAAAGACGCCGTCGTGCTCATGCCGACCGGTGGCGGTAAGAGCCTCTGTTACCAGATTCCGTCGCTCGTGCGGGAGGGGACCGGCATCGTCGTCTCTCCGCTCATCGCCCTGATGCAGGACCAGGTCGATGCGCTCACCGCGGTGGGTGTGCGCGCCGCTTTTCTCAATTCAAGCCAGGACGCCGCAGCCCGTGGCCGCGTGGAACGCGACTATCTCTCCGGTGACCTCGACCTGCTCTACGTGGCACCGGAGCGCCTCTCGAGCGAGGCGACCAAACGCTTTCTCGACCAGGGCACGATCGCCCTCTTCGCGATCGACGAGGCGCACTGTGTGTCGCAGTGGGGGCACGACTTTCGCCCGGACTACCTGGCCCTCTCCGAGCTCGCTGACCGTTGGCCCGACGTGCCGCGCATCGCCCTCACCGCCACGGCGACGGATGCCACGCACCAGGAAATCACGACGCGCCTGCAGATGGGCGACGCCAAACACTTCGTGGCGAGCTTTGACCGGCCCAATATTCAGTACCGCATCGTGGGCAAGAACGAGGTGCGCAAGCAGCTCTTGTCGTTCATCAAGACCGAGCACCCCAGCGACGCGGGCATCGTGTACGCGCTGAGCCGCAAAACTGTGGACCAGACCGCCGAGTTCCTACGCCAGAACGGGCTCAACGCCCTGCCGTATCACGCCGGCCTTGACGCGGGACTACGCGCCCGTACCCAGTCTCGATTCCTGCGCGAAGAGGGCGTCATCATCGTGGCGACCATCGCCTTCGGAATGGGAATCGACAAGCCCGACGTGCGATTCGTGGCCCACATCGACCTGCCCAAATCGGTCGAGGGGTACTACCAGGAAACCGGTCGCGCCGGTCGCGACGGCGCCCCCGCCGACGCGTGGCTTGCCTACGGCCTCGCCGACGTCGTGCAGCAACGCCGCATGATCGACGAGTCACCCGGCGACCTCTCGCATCGCCGCAAACTCTCCGCGCACCTCGACGCCATGCTCGCGCTCTGCGAGACGGTGCACTGCCGACGCGTCAACCTGCTGCGCTACTTCGGCCAGACGAGCGAGCCGTGCGGCAACTGCGACACGTGCCTCGAACCACCAGCGGCCTGGGACGGCACCGTTCCCGCCCAGAAGCTGCTTTCCACGATCGTGCGCCTGCTGCGCGAGCGCAACCAGAAATTCGGCGCGGGACACCTCATCGATATTCTGCGCGGCAAGGAAACGCCCCGCGCCACGCAACACGGCCACAACGCCCTCAAGACGTGGGGGATCGGCGCCGACCTCAGTGACCAGCAATGGCGCGGTGTGGTGCGGCAGATGCTCGCCCAGGGCTTTCTCGCCACTTCCGGCGAATACGGCACGCTGATTCTGACGGATGCCGCGGCGGAGGTTCTGGGGGGAGGCCGCAGCGTGCAGCTGCGCACCGAGCCCGATCGTCCCGTGCGGTCGGCTGCCGCTCGCGGTTCGAGCAAGAAGGCCGCTGCCGCGGACCTGTCGCCGGATCAGGCCGCGCTCTTCGAGGCGCTTCGGACCTGGCGTTCCGCCCAGTCGAGGGAGCAGGGCGTTCCGGCGTACATCGTCTTCGGCGACGCTACCCTGCTTGCCGTGGCTGCGGCGAAGCCCGCGAGCATGAGCGATCTCGACGGCATCACCGGCATCGGCGCCAAGAAGCTGGAGGCCTATGGGGCGGCCCTGCTGGAGGTGGTGGGCGCGGCACCCGCCAGCTAG
- a CDS encoding copper resistance CopC family protein: MNNIQSGSIARGAGFSLPARVALGGGLIVAAVGLFAAPASAHNYPVGYAPAENSVITEQPGVFSVTTNDLLLNLDGAGAASAMQITGPKSADEPLYYGDGCATVSGATVEKSAQLGGAGDYTVIWQSVSTDGHAISGEYSFTWKPREGQELATGSPVVPTCGGTVEDETPPTTAAPGTVSPGASAASSGVLTDVAWIGGSLGMVLLAVGATLFVLRRKSKPETR, encoded by the coding sequence ATGAACAATATCCAGTCCGGTTCGATCGCGCGCGGCGCGGGATTTTCCCTGCCCGCCCGGGTGGCACTCGGCGGTGGCCTGATCGTCGCCGCGGTGGGGCTGTTCGCCGCCCCCGCCTCGGCGCACAACTACCCGGTGGGGTATGCGCCGGCCGAGAACTCGGTCATCACCGAGCAGCCCGGTGTCTTCTCGGTCACCACGAACGACCTGCTGCTCAACCTTGACGGTGCCGGCGCGGCCAGCGCCATGCAGATCACCGGCCCGAAAAGCGCCGATGAACCGCTGTATTACGGTGACGGATGCGCCACGGTATCCGGCGCCACGGTGGAGAAGAGCGCCCAGCTCGGCGGCGCCGGCGATTACACTGTCATCTGGCAGAGCGTGTCCACCGACGGTCACGCTATCTCCGGCGAGTACTCGTTCACGTGGAAACCCCGAGAGGGACAGGAGCTCGCCACCGGCTCGCCCGTCGTGCCCACGTGTGGCGGAACCGTCGAAGACGAGACACCCCCGACGACCGCTGCCCCCGGCACCGTCTCGCCAGGCGCATCCGCTGCTTCGTCGGGGGTCCTCACCGATGTGGCCTGGATCGGCGGCTCCCTCGGTATGGTGCTACTCGCCGTCGGCGCGACGCTGTTCGTGCTGCGACGAAAGTCGAAGCCGGAAACCAGGTAG
- a CDS encoding YcnI family protein, with protein sequence MKLFTTTSALAGSALVAGVLLALSAPLAARAHVSAGATSTAAGSSTLLTFATAHGCDGSPTTIIAISLPEGVASVAPTVNAGWGVEKVAADLATPIDDGHGNTVATRTGQVVYTAQAPLASGLRTTFVLSFTIPADAEGETLEFPVLQTCETGSTNWSETTVDGEEEPAHPAPFIAVTEAAGDGHEHGAATTDHAETTEAATESAASSDDVLARVLGVGGLAVGAVGIVLAVSARRKQSA encoded by the coding sequence ATGAAGCTTTTCACCACCACATCCGCACTCGCGGGATCTGCTCTCGTCGCCGGCGTTCTGCTGGCCCTGAGCGCACCCCTCGCAGCCAGGGCTCACGTCTCAGCCGGCGCCACGTCGACCGCCGCCGGGTCATCGACGCTGCTCACCTTCGCCACGGCGCACGGATGCGACGGCTCGCCCACCACAATCATCGCCATATCGCTCCCCGAGGGCGTCGCGAGCGTGGCGCCCACGGTCAACGCCGGCTGGGGCGTCGAGAAGGTTGCGGCGGACCTCGCCACGCCGATCGATGACGGCCATGGCAATACGGTCGCCACCCGCACCGGGCAGGTCGTGTACACGGCGCAGGCACCACTTGCCAGCGGCCTGCGCACCACGTTTGTTCTCAGCTTCACGATTCCAGCCGACGCCGAGGGTGAGACTCTCGAGTTCCCGGTGCTGCAGACGTGCGAGACCGGCTCAACGAACTGGAGCGAGACCACGGTTGACGGCGAGGAGGAGCCGGCTCACCCCGCACCCTTCATCGCGGTGACCGAGGCCGCTGGCGACGGGCACGAGCACGGCGCCGCGACAACCGATCACGCTGAGACCACAGAGGCGGCGACCGAGAGCGCCGCATCCTCCGACGATGTCCTCGCCCGCGTGCTCGGTGTCGGCGGCCTCGCCGTCGGAGCGGTTGGTATCGTGCTCGCCGTGAGCGCGCGTCGCAAGCAGTCTGCATAG
- a CDS encoding enoyl-CoA hydratase/isomerase family protein, which produces MIELTFKDDVAYVVLNAPDKLNALDEAAVIELDAAYASAEDAGVRALVLRGEGRAFCAGRDISAVDPRTDDVQGYLGGHVTKLLHRMSAFGAPTFAAAHGACLGVGLGLLIATDVVYVADNAKIGSPFANLGATLDSGGHALFVERLGAHRTLDLIYSGRLMSGAEAVGAGLFSQVFPASEVTDATVQAAERAATGATQAFLASKKLVAALRDERLGLWDSMTAETAAQAALCDTEDYREGFAAFQQKRRPTFTGHS; this is translated from the coding sequence ATGATCGAGCTGACCTTCAAGGACGACGTCGCGTACGTGGTGCTGAACGCCCCCGACAAACTGAACGCCCTCGACGAGGCGGCCGTCATCGAACTCGATGCGGCGTACGCGTCCGCGGAGGACGCCGGAGTGCGAGCCCTCGTGCTCCGCGGCGAGGGCCGGGCGTTTTGCGCCGGCCGCGATATTTCGGCCGTCGACCCCCGAACCGACGACGTGCAGGGCTACCTCGGCGGGCACGTTACCAAGCTTCTGCACCGCATGAGCGCGTTTGGGGCGCCCACCTTTGCGGCCGCGCACGGTGCGTGCCTCGGTGTGGGCCTCGGACTGCTCATCGCCACCGACGTGGTGTACGTGGCCGACAACGCCAAAATCGGCTCACCCTTTGCCAACCTCGGGGCCACCCTCGACTCGGGTGGACATGCCCTGTTCGTGGAGCGTCTCGGCGCCCACCGCACCCTCGACCTCATCTACTCCGGTCGGCTCATGTCGGGTGCCGAGGCTGTGGGCGCCGGGTTGTTCAGCCAGGTCTTCCCCGCGTCGGAGGTGACGGATGCCACAGTGCAGGCCGCCGAGCGGGCCGCGACGGGCGCGACCCAGGCTTTCCTGGCGAGCAAAAAACTCGTCGCAGCGCTGCGGGATGAACGTTTGGGACTCTGGGACAGCATGACCGCCGAAACCGCGGCCCAGGCGGCGCTCTGCGACACCGAGGACTATCGGGAGGGCTTCGCGGCCTTCCAACAAAAGCGCAGGCCCACCTTCACCGGCCACTCCTAG